In the Primulina tabacum isolate GXHZ01 chromosome 7, ASM2559414v2, whole genome shotgun sequence genome, caagtttttgacattatttttttattaaatttaattagatatatattttttagaatattatttaattttttatattagaattattaaataaaaaattatctctcaacaagaaaattatatattcaaaagtaatattttaacatgtttataaatatataataaaataataataaattttttttatcaatattatggttttatattaataaaatcacaattcaacaaataaatcatacataaaagtaaatatattttaatatattgataaaatataataaaataaatatttgtcgCTGGAGTCCGGAAGTATAAGGTATTGTTTTCAGAGAATCGAAATAaccttatttattattttagtgCTTCGAAATATGGTATTAGTCTGTTaagaattcaaaaaaaatattacatgaagttaaattatgaaaaaaatatcCTAAAAAGTTCACCTGTGGAGGCTGAAGCACTGGAACGAAGACTTGTGAATCTCTCATTGTCCCGATTTGTGTGATTCCAACTATCAAAAGTTTCAGCACTTTATTTAACATTTATGATAAGCTTCATGGTTTTTTAACATgtactttaatttaaatacaaaaaaattcgATATTCATTTTGTTGAATTGAGAAGCACAAACAatcatgattttgatgataataattttttttattgtatttttaatatatttaatcaaGTGTGATGTTATTATCTCAAGTTAGAAGCTGAAACTCGAAATCAACCAAACTAAAAATCTGGCGATCTGcaatattttgatgatatcccaTAGCTCGCTGATGCAAATGACAAGCTGGAAAAACGACTGAATAGAAAATTCAATTTTACACATGTCATATTTTCACAAGAGCTCACTTGGTTCGAAAACTATCTAGGCGAAACATTAGTCGCAAAGTTGAGCTGATGGAAACAGAAACAACAATAAGCTTGAATGAAGCAATTCTGGtgttttggtcatatctctcagctcatcTTTTCAAATGTAACGATTCAATATATATTACAAATCTAAGAgaagatctacaaatcatctgcATAAGCAAAGACTAAATCAGATCAGAAGAAGCTAATAAACCTCAACAAAATTATCGGTTCGGCACAGAATAGAGAACAAGTAATAAGATTGCTAATAGCCTATTCTGTCAAGCATATCTTTTTcatacaactttcatgttcATTACTTTACCCAAAAATCGACAAATCAAGAGCAATAACAAAGCAAATCCAACAGCTCAACTTGTACTAGCTTGATAACAGCTCACTTAGAACAGATCAGATCAAGCCAACAAGTCAAGCTCATAACAGACCATCAACACAGTTTGATCAGCTCAATATGATAACAACCCAGTTTCATAAAAATGGTTAGAAACACAAATTGGACCCTGCATGTTGCAATGTCAAAATCCGTAAACAAAATtctcaaacggtcatattcttgtgtctaacatatatatcaCTCTTGAAGTtcataaatacaacatatttaTGATATTAACAACTTCTACATCACCTCTTCTTCCACATAAGAAGGATTCGGTAGAAGATTTTGATATATACAACTCATTGTACAAACTCGTTTCAACTTAGGATTTATCTATTACCTAATTGAAACTTCTCATACACTTGATTGTAGGCTGCAACATCACAATTCacataatgtttaacgtctcttatgTCAAAACtacaaatacaatatttaatgtctttgtgtgaagactcactcaactaaactttgaaacTCAACTCTCGTGTATATGTGTAAGTGATTTTGTGTGAGGAATGTTACATTATATCTATatatcaaatgtatcctcacacttGAGTTTGCTCTCATTCTAGCTAATTTCTTCATGTAGGTTTTCCGTGTTTTGAATCATCTTCCAAAGCTTATGTTtaatcttcaatatgttgtctatataattttcaataatgatatatacgttagacacaataATATTACCGTTTGGAAAGGTTGTGTACTGATTCTGACATTACAACGATCAAATTCGTGTTTCTGTCCATTAAACTATGCTGATCTGATGGTCTGATCTGGCCTATTATTAGCTTGAATTGTTGGTTTGATCTGAGCTCTTCCAAGTGAGCTGTTACCAAGCTAGTACAAGTCGAGCTGTTGGCTTTGATTTGTTATATTTCTTGATtcgttgatttttgggtaaagtGATGAACATCAAAATTGTATCCTTTTTTCTTACTTTCTATGGAAGCAAGAATCACTCAATTCTAAGTTCGTATGAGAAAAATATGCCTAATAGATTAATATGTTAGCAATCTGGAAAGTGTTTTTTTATTCGAAACAAATGTAATGTTGTGAGATATAACATGTGtaaaattgagttttatattCAGTCTTTTTCCCGGCTTGTTATTTACATCAGTAAGCTGTGGGATATCATCAAAAGTTTGTAGCTCGCCGGATTTTCAATTTGGTTGATTTCGAGTTTCAGTTTCCAACTTGAGATGACAACTTCACACTCGAGTAAatatattagaaacaaaattttgttatcatcaaaatcaagattgtttaTGTTTCTCATCCCAACACAAATAATACAATTTCAAAATCGATCTATGTTGCTTTACATTTTAGGTTTTGTATCACTCTAAATCAAATAAAGGTAATTTCAGTTTTTCCTTCAAAGGTGTTGGATAATAATGtctcaaaatattaaaaataagatAATAAAAGTTTATCTTATCATGTCtaaatacaaataataaaaGGTGAGAAAGATGAACACATATCTAtataaaaaatctaaaatataaattaaattttttacttGTATAAATTCTATTTTTAAGAAATGACGTTCACTTCGACGTCATAGTCCAATTATTTGATGATACGAACTTTGATGTacaatcattttttaaaacGAAAAAGAGGGAAAAGGAGGAAGAAATGAAGATAATTAATAATCAAGAAATAactattcttttattttttgaaatacaTCACATTCTCAACATTTTAATAGAATAaatgatgttaaaaaaaaatcaattgacAACTCAATATTTCATTCTAACATATAATtacttaataataataataataatggatAATCATTATATATACATTtctatttgaataaaaaaaaactctgatttgaaatctaaaAAAAAGTTAAAACATAGAAAAATCACAAATgtcatatataatttttttaaataatatcaacTTAACACAatgataattgaaaataaattaaacaattttaaACCCTTGGTTGTTAAAAAAAAGTTGCTCGCAGACCATTGAGACACGCTAAACAGGCCGATTCCGGGCGGGTTCGTTGACAGGACAGGACAATGGGACTTATTTAAGGGCTGGTCTTGAGCCTGGGCCAGGTCATAACGCATCGGGCTGGAAGTAATATAATTCCTCATCGGGATATGGCATCGTGTCGGCTGGAGAAGTGAACCAgtagttaaaattattttgatcaGAAATACTACACCAAGAAAACAGATGCATGCCCATGCATATCACATGGCTTCATGGGCGTAGTAACATCCTGGGCTCTGATTCAAGGGAACCTAGGCTGAAACTTGACggaacaataaatatttcacttGTTAATGAGTTTTAcaaaaatttaacataatctataattaaaatacataataatcatattttttacCTTGGGTTGGAGTCCACCCCAACCTTTGGGGTGGCTCCGTCCCGGCATGGCTTGTTCATGCTAACATATGGTTAATTCACTAGGATCATGTGAGGATGTCCGAGTGTCACAAACCCAATATTTGGGTGTCGATCAAGGCTACATTTTGATGGTACATTATCAAGTCCATCAAAATTGCAAGGCCACGGAGATTAATTAGTGTCACGTATATTAATTTGTaaacaacaaaaataaaatgtaacCCAGATTTCGTTTGTGGTGACTTAGTATTGAGAATCAGTATAAACCTAGTTTTCGCCatgttaaaaaattcaaaattaaattcGGATATTGTAAAAGACTCGATGCAATGGTTTTAGGTGGAAAATTTGGCAAGAAGACTGGAGAGATTTCTTGGTTGCTGCCTGCTGAAACTTCTGGGCAGCAGTTTCACCCTCTTCTAAACTGGTCTGAGTGAACAACCGTATCCACTAAGACGAGCTTCGCAATTTGGCCTGTGCAAAGAAATATCGAGATGATGATGTTATTTAGGAAGTTAGAAATTTGATACGTGGGAAGATATAACTGGCTGATTTGAGACACTGAGCAGATTGAACATAATGAACAAATCCAGGGGTGGGTGACGGGAGATCAATTGCGGTGAAAATAAGGCGAGGAATTATAAAGTGagcattaaaaattttgagaatGACTTCGACTTCAATTCAAGTACATGATACGGAGGAAGGAGAAGTACAGAGATCAGGAAGACAACAACTTTCTCTTAGTAATTCAAtggattattatttttattttaattattgatgttgattgatgttaatatttctTTGTAATAGCGTGATAACATATTTCTATGTTTGTTGATTAATATCGAAGTGAAAGATGACTGGTTAAATATATCAACAAATATTTCAATCAACACATAGTAAATCGACTATAAATATTATTCAATTTCAATGTATGATTTTAGGTGAAAATTGAAATCCCGCGAAGAAATGCATTTgtatctaattaaattcaatttgaAATAATTAGACTATTATATCTCAATAGGTTTATCAACTCAAtgaatcatttaataaataaatgggtatttcaccgtgattgtcgataatttaataattaattgaattttaaaatgtttCAATATAGTAGAATTTGGTATGTTGTGTTTCTTaactttttatttgaaattgaatCCATCATTGACAATTGAATTCGTAGTTTTTTAATTGTAAttatcttatttaattaatttatattaataattaatatctcatcattttatttattttgtctaacATAAATGAAGCGATATTACTCTATGTAGTCCACGACTTTAGAGCATTTATAAATCATTTGATTCCGTTGACTGTCGTTTTTAGTCATATTTGGTGGGATTAcaaatatttagttttattcaaagactagtattttaaataatattaaatggGATTTTATCTCATATTTCTCCATCGCAAAAGATTTTCTTTCTCATATAATAATAGAATATTGCATCTCACAATTATGtggaattaattaattagttaaaGTGAGGATATCAATTATTACGTATCTGTCTATAGTCAACCCTATTTAAATGCCAATAAAACAAGAAACTGAAACCAATGTATTTTGCTATTTCACGATAATAGGTTTTCTGTGAGacgattttatgaaattttatttgtgagacgggtcaattctacctatattcacaataaaaaataagagtaaagtaatacttttagcaaaaaaagtaatattttttcattgaatgactcaaataagagatccgtctcacaaaatacgacacgtgacACCGTTTTACACACATTTTTACCATTTCTCCTAATAACAATAAAgtaatttttttcttctataaatatTAAGTGAGTTTATTTTGTATGTCagtattattataaaaaaaaccttAGAAAAACATAAATGGATTAATCCTCTCTATTTATGTCCACATTTTTCTAACTCGGCTGCAAAGTTTCTTCATGTCTTAGTTCAGTCTCCCTCGCAGAAACAAACACGAAAGAGAGGATTACACATAGAAACCTCGATGGATGCAAAGGCGGTTGTCCATGATGTTCCACCCTACCTAAAAGTATACGAAGATGGAACCGTCGAAAGGCTTCTAGGAGTAGAAACTGTCCCACCAACACTAGATTCCGACACCGGAGTCTCCTCCAAGGATGTCCTGATCCTACCGGAACGCGGCGTATCAGCCCGGCTCTACCGCCCCAATCCCTCGGCGAACCACCACAAGAAACACCCTTTAGTCGTCTACTTCCACGGCGGAGCTTTCTGCATATCATCTCCTGCCGATCCCAAGTACCACGACATGCTGAGCAAGCTAGTTAAAGAGGCTCAAATCGTCCTTATTTCAGTTGATTACCGAAGAGCCCCTGAAAGCCCACTTCCTACGGCGTACGAGGACTCGTGGGCAGCGCTTCTATGGGTTGATTCACACATCGAAAATGGTAGCGAAATTTGGTTGAAAGAGTATGCTGATTTCGACAAAGTGTACTTAGCAGGAGACAGTGCAGGCGCTAACATTTCGCATCACTTGGCGATCAAGGCAGGGTTACCATCACAAAATCACAGCTTAGGAAAACTCAAGATTGTCGGGATCTTAATGGTGCACCCATATTTCTGGGGAAAGGATCCGATCGGAGTGGAAGCGGAGAATCCGATGTTCAAATCGGTGGTGGACAAGTGGTGGGAATTCGTCTGCCCGTCGGATCTCGGCTGCGATGACCCGTGGATCAACCCGTTCGTGATCGGGCCTCCGAGTCTTGAGGGATTGGCTTGTAGCAAGATTCTTGTTTGCGTTGCAGGGAACGATATTTTGAGGGAAAGAGGAAGATTGTACTACGAATCATTGGTGAAGAGTGCATGGAAAGGGCAAGCTCAATTTCTTGAAACAGAAGGGGAGGATCATGTCTTTCATATCATTGATTCTGATTCGAAGAAAGCTATGGAACTTATCAAGAAATGTGCTGAATTCTTGAACAAGGATTAATGTGGAATTCGAGACAAGATGATACAGAAAACAAAAGATTACCCGAAAAAAGGAAATAAAAGTTACGAACTTGTGGTCCAGCAAGTTTAGTTATGTTCCATTGTTTTTGTGTCCTATCTGTAATTGTTGAAGCTCATTCTTGTATTTCGACTACttcattattaaaaaaatcgtCTTTATTTTCTTCCTGCAAATTAAAAAAATCGTCTTTATTTTCTCCCTGCAATCATTTATAGAATATTCAATCTCGTAGCAGATCAGGTTCATACACGTTTTAGTCCATAAATATAGTTTGGAGTTTTCCTGATTTAGTCTTTTTTTCCTTATAGCAAGATATTATCCCAATCTAATCCAATGAAATAGGACGGCCTAATTAACTAATTTGAGAAAATGATAACAGTTTTGAAAAAGATCAACATTTTCCcaactaaaaaaataataatggcgATCATTCCAAATCCTCATATTTTAATGGGCAATAATTGTGCACGTCTGCCAACTATGGCAAACGAATTGTAGGCCAACAAGGCTTTATTAAGTAATGACAAAAACATTGAGAACCAGAAGACTAAATTACACGTCTTTCCGGTGAAGTGAGAGGCCATGCCATGCGACCCCAACGATTAACGAAGGCGCCGAAAAGAAATATgtgagataaataattttttaatatttaagaaattgGACTGTGAAATTTGACATGCACTTGATCCATTGTTTCAGTGATTTATACTCATCCAAAGTTTTCTGAAGCAATTCTGACATCAAATATGATGAGTGTTGGTTtaaaaaataacacaaaaaattGCATAGAGTTGAGATACTGACTACATAATCTCACATGTGGAGAGATGCTACACTCGGAGAGCTCGGTGTTGTACATCCATCATATGAGATGAGACTTGATTATGACATTCAACGGATTTCCAGTCccgatttattttcaaaaataacacaaaaattGCATAGAGGTGGCTCATTGCAAAACTACAGATTGATCTGCGGCGGGTTGGTCGTCGGCGAGCTCTTGGTTGGGAGACCTTAGGATAGGTTGCTAAAACAAACCGGGAGGAGAGGATCGACCAATTCAATGGATTTCAAATGAAAGACTATTCACAATTGCATGTTTTTTTTAGTTTGCCTGAAGAATCTTCCAACTATTTTGATTAAATTGCAGTCATGATAAAATcttgatttatttattcatcAGAGATGGACCCGTTCAATAGATTTCCAAAGAAAGATTGGGTGAATACAATTCCACTACCAAAAATTTATTAGGTGAATCTATAGATATGGCTCTTGGAGAGACCTAAACCGTAATCATCGATCCAGATTAAGAGATTCCGAAGACGTTGGGCCTAATTAGTATTATTTTGGTATGTGAAATCATTTTTAGTCTCACTCCCTTCTATAAACTACTCTCGTTTACATGACCGAAGTTTGCAAATACGAGTTCGATGGAAAGGGGGGAAATCGTAAACAAGTAAAGCTTAAAATCAAGACTTCAAAACAGTTGAGCTCTCACAGGATACAAAAGAGCTGATCAAGTATAGGAGACAAAGAGCAAAGAACAGTACGATAATCCACATTTCTCCTAATCTCACAGCTCCGAAATCTAGAACACAACAGTGTCGAGCATTGTCCCCAACGTCTGAACAATATTTGAAGACATCAGGTTTGAGACATGTTCCTCGAGATGTTTCTTTGCATCCTGTCTTCCTACATTAGCAATGGCTAGTTTTTCAGGAGGCAACTCATCTTCTTCCTGAACCGCTTTGTTATATTTGATCGCTAGATTCAGCATCTCCTGTACAATTAGAAACAAAAAATTGGTAAGTCAGTACAGGAGAGAGGAATCATATAAGGGTGAAATGTCATGCTAAAACGCCTATACCTGACCTGGCAGCATTTGATTCaccgaaaatcataataaaactGTAAACTTTGAAGTGTTGATTTCGCCAATATGTCGAGAAAGAATCGACATTACCGGATTAGTTCTACCACCAAACCTCGTAATTTTTATTGCAAGGTAACCAAAACATGATACTTTATGATTTCATGTCCTAACgtcacaaaatcaccagtaagACAACTGCCTACACATGGTGATAGTATCGACTGATTTCAGTACTTTAATAAAGAAATTATTATGTTCATGTTTCCTGTAAAAGCCAGCCTGAAAGTATGACATATTAGTCCATCGAATTTGATGACTGAACTTAAGGAGTGTTTGCAACCACTGAAACAAATGATTCTTCACTTTTCACTTGAAAAAAAGAGAACATTTTTTTGTGTTTCTTAAAGATCTCAAATTTTGCTTCAGCTTAATTTCTTTCAAATCCAGAAGTTGGTCCCATGCTGAGTGTGATTCTTCAAAAATGATTATGATActttgataaataaatataagtTATTTTGGACACTTACCACATTATTTTTGTCTAATCTAAAATTACTCTTTACATTCATTTACATTTTACATACACAATCAAATCCTATCTCCAATAACagtatttttgatattttattaaaaaactaGTATTAGAATAACTTATTTACAACTCTACTTTTAAAAAATCTTCAGCTTTTCATTTTAGTTTCAAACACCGATCAACTCTGATTTTTCCCACTTCTTCACGCTCTATAAATTTGATAACTTCTATAAAAGCATAATCTTTTGCAAAAACTCCCTTAAAGCTTTGATCAAAGAACCGCTATATTCGTAAAAATACTTGATTCATGGTTATCCGCTGCTTgttaaaaaagaaagaaaagatcATGAAAGATAACGAAAGTACTTGGACTGTCTGCTCATTCGTTTTGGAGTGAGCATCAAACCGCTGAAGGGTCAATCCATCTGTCcatttcttcttgtgaagattCAATAGCATCTTTTCCTCCAATTCGTTCTTTCTATAATTTATGGCTATGGAGTAATAATGCCTGTTCAAACCGTGAATCA is a window encoding:
- the LOC142551543 gene encoding putative carboxylesterase 2 — encoded protein: MDAKAVVHDVPPYLKVYEDGTVERLLGVETVPPTLDSDTGVSSKDVLILPERGVSARLYRPNPSANHHKKHPLVVYFHGGAFCISSPADPKYHDMLSKLVKEAQIVLISVDYRRAPESPLPTAYEDSWAALLWVDSHIENGSEIWLKEYADFDKVYLAGDSAGANISHHLAIKAGLPSQNHSLGKLKIVGILMVHPYFWGKDPIGVEAENPMFKSVVDKWWEFVCPSDLGCDDPWINPFVIGPPSLEGLACSKILVCVAGNDILRERGRLYYESLVKSAWKGQAQFLETEGEDHVFHIIDSDSKKAMELIKKCAEFLNKD